CATCTTACAcatctgttttttttctgtatCCAGTACATGGTTCCTGGTCAACTGGCTACCAGCAATTCTTCTTTCACAAACTCAACCGTGTATCCAGTGACACCTCATGGCTACTCCCAAAAGCTCGGCATTGCGATCCTCTCAGTTGCCTTCATCATTGGTTTCCCAGGGAACGCATTCATCATTTGGTCAATTGTGAACTGCATTAAGAAGTGGTCCGTCACCTGCCACCTCATCTTACATTTGGCCATTGCAGATATCATCGTAATCCTAACAGCCCCTGTATTCCTACATCTCCTATCCACTGGCAGCTGGATATTTGGCACTATAATTTGTAAGCTTTGTCATTACATTAGCTGTCTCAGTATGTATGCCAGCATCATCCTTATTACCTCTATGAGCATAGACAGATATTTTGCTGTGTCAAGACCCATGAGCTCTGTAAATGTAAGAAcaaagatgttttttggcaaagtcatATTGGCTATATGGATTTCATCATGCTTGTTAGCCATTCCTATGCCAATTTACCGTGCGGTAAAGACTATTAACAACAAAGAACAGTGTAAGCACATTCACAGCTCTCCAGCACACATCATTTTTCAATATGTGTTTGAGACAGTGACTGGCTTTATCATTCCATTTACAATCATCATGTCCTGCTACCTCTACATTGGATTGAGGCTGCGTAACGCTAAGTTtcaaaccaaacataaaacaagtTGGCTGGTGGTGATGATCATAGTGATGTTTGCCATCTTCTGGCTTCCTTACCATGTGGTGAATATGATAGAGGTATCAGGGGAAGTGTTCTCATCAGACAAGCTAAGAAAAGTTGCTTACCTTGCCAGACCTAATGTCACAGCTCTTGCATTTCTCAGTAGCAGTGTAAACCCTATTTTGTATGTGTTCGCAGGAGGAAGCCTAATTAGAACAGCTGGGGTGGAATTCATGGCCAAGCTCTTTGAAGGAACTGGCCCAGAAATGAATAGTATTTGGAAGATCTCCCATATTTTTAGGCAAAAGAGTCATGAGGAAACTATGGATTTGGGGAGAACCAATAAAAAGAATGATGAATAACTCCACAACTGACAAAGAGAAGCTATGCTGTGTAAATATAACTTACCTCCATGCTGCAACTCCGCTGATCAACCAGTTCTTTGCAAGCATTTTCCAGTCCTGCCATTCAGCAGTCCTCTGCCAGCATGAATTGTTAGATCCATAGAAAAAAAGAATCTGTAAGTAGTACAGATAATGCAGAGCACAATGATCCTGACATAATTATAGAAGAAAATGTAACCAATATACCAGCAGAATGGGACAAAAATACAGTATACGCTTGGACAATAGACATCAAAATTGGCATTAAATTGCACGGGTTTGCCACCTTGGAATTTTCTCTCATTCCCCACATCCTCCCAATATTTGTACTGTACATGCAATTTCATTTTACAAAATGAAGCTGGAAAAAATGTGCTCATATTTTAAATGTGTTTGGCTTTGTAGTAGACCTACTGGTCTAATCAAGTAAGGTCAGTCTTTTAACTCATCATGGGGTAATTAACTTGTCATTTTACATAAACCTCTGGCAGATCTTCTAATTGCTTTATTTCAACACATCAAACTGCCACTGAGATGTAAAGGCCAGTCTAGGCCTCACTTAAAATGATATCaaaccccaaaagcaaacatttactgtattgcagcttaccagttcttagatgtggtgtgtgcatttgcttttttttaggctttctgtcCTTTATTTTCACGTGGTTATCCAGTCAGTAAGGtcagccatacacggagcaaatttcttttctgcagccAAGggtcaattcccccatcaacatagacattgctgacaggggaatccctctcaTGGGTCCATTGTATTCTCTTGGTGAAGGGGGGAGCCAGAAGAAGACAGAAATTATTGCTAGGGGCTGTACCAGCAGCTAacgataattgcatgtaaaatccgtcacgctggttgtacccaagttgattgatcgatcaacttgggtacattcagcctgcccatacatggttcaaatctcagccattTCCTGCTTAACTGGTCGAGATTCGAACCGCCTATGGCTGGCTGCTGATGTAGCCgttaaagggttgagacaaaccatttaacactgacaggggtgctaacaatggtagcttttttttatttatgcaaaactttaatcccccaaaaaaaagactgttgctgtaactgtttaaaaagtgttagctggagtttggcttcaaactAAAATTTTTTAGTCTATCcaaatttgctagtacatctaacactactctCTCCCCAAGATTAGCAATGCCGTTGTCCAAAGGTGTCACTGTTGCTCCTTTATCCTATGggcaactctaatgccgcgtacacacgaccgaactttacagcatacttggtctggcgaaccGTTCGATTGtgtatgggctccagcggactttttttccccaaaagtttgacggacctagaaatgaaacatgtttcaaatcttttcgacggactccagtccggtcgaaaaatccgctccctctgtatgctagtccgacggacaaaaaccaacactagggcagctattggatactggctatgaacttccttgttttagtccagtcgtacgtcatcacgtacaaatccgtcggactttggttgatcgtgtgtaggcaagtccgttcattcggaaagtccgtcgtaaagtccgtcgaagagtccgcaggacaaagtctgccgtaaagtccggtcgtgtgtacgtggcataatacaggaaatgtgttactggacagatcaccaggtgaaaacagaggggaaaaaaagaccttaaaaaaaaaaaaaaaaaaaagaaaacgaatttagccaccacatctaatgactggtaagctgtaatatattacatttttggtttttgggtttaataccactttaacctatTTTTACACCTAAAACCATCTAAATATGTTTATTGGAACAGTTATACCTACAATACGATTGGTATATCGGGCTACCCAGATTTACATAACTGCCAGGCTGGTGTCCTTTCTCTATAGCTTGATCTCCTCCCTGCCTCCAGCAAgtgactggacagtaaaggagCAGCAGTAAGACAGGGATGTATCTCTTTCACTCCTTCACTCTGCTCTCTTGTGCTGTCAGAATGCACCCTTACCAATTTGCACGCACTTCAAAACAACTgagccttagtgccggttcacacaggggggctTCAAAGTcatccgactctgaagccgccccgtacagcGTGACTTCAGGGtggcttgcaaaacaacttctgtataaaaatcaatgcaagctgctccgaagttgccccaaagtagtacaggaacatttttctaagtcggagccacttgagtcactcctattagaacggttccattgtactgaatggagcctcgcctgacaggtcgcccctgtgtgaactgccaCTTACACAAGTTgcatgaaactattttttttttttaacaaacacccACTACTTTAAAATTGGTGTTTTTTTACCTTTGTCTATAGTTCAACTAAAGTGTAAGCTGCTCCAAAACATTCCAAGAC
This window of the Aquarana catesbeiana isolate 2022-GZ linkage group LG01, ASM4218655v1, whole genome shotgun sequence genome carries:
- the LOC141145249 gene encoding leukotriene B4 receptor 1-like, which encodes MSEYMVPGQLATSNSSFTNSTVYPVTPHGYSQKLGIAILSVAFIIGFPGNAFIIWSIVNCIKKWSVTCHLILHLAIADIIVILTAPVFLHLLSTGSWIFGTIICKLCHYISCLSMYASIILITSMSIDRYFAVSRPMSSVNVRTKMFFGKVILAIWISSCLLAIPMPIYRAVKTINNKEQCKHIHSSPAHIIFQYVFETVTGFIIPFTIIMSCYLYIGLRLRNAKFQTKHKTSWLVVMIIVMFAIFWLPYHVVNMIEVSGEVFSSDKLRKVAYLARPNVTALAFLSSSVNPILYVFAGGSLIRTAGVEFMAKLFEGTGPEMNSIWKISHIFRQKSHEETMDLGRTNKKNDE